One part of the Anopheles coustani chromosome 2, idAnoCousDA_361_x.2, whole genome shotgun sequence genome encodes these proteins:
- the LOC131267208 gene encoding uncharacterized protein LOC131267208 translates to MDRSGRFALAGMLLVATLLLLATLPESSRAEATAGRVRRQSPWLHRAPNTFTLGKKFARNRPLSSTTLALETNTAIPVRAVNLPPVKQQPVAELETDSKPATRSRAFYDCMSSCLTLSQYNPVCGTDQTTYHNVYKLECANRCGASPRVSIHKSGIC, encoded by the exons CAACTTTATTGCTGCTGGCGACGCTTCCAGAGTCGAGTCGGGCGGAGGCCACTGCTGGGCGAGTCCGGCGCCAGAGCCCGTGGCTTCACCGGGCCCCGAACACCTTTACGCTGGGCAAGAAATTCG CGCGCAACCGACCACTGTCGAGCACGACACTCGCCCTGGAGACGAACACGGCCATTCCGGTGCGGGCCGTCAACCTTCCGCCGGTAAAGCAACAGCCCGTGGCCGAACTTGAGACGGACAGTAAACCCGCTACGAGATCCCGAGCGTTCTACGACTGCATGTCGAGCTGCCTGACCCTGTCGCAGTACAATCCGGTGTGCGGCACCGACCAGACCACCTACCACAACGTGTACAAACTGGAGTGTGCCAATCGGTGCGGAGCTAGTCCAA GAGTTTCAATCCACAAGTCGGGCATTTGTTAG